The following DNA comes from Longimicrobium sp..
CGCACGGCGGCGCCGAGCGCGGGGGCGTAGTGCACCTCGAAGTGCTCGTCCTCGTCCTCGCTCGTCACCTTCACGTCGATCACGTACACGGGGCCCGGCACCGCCGGTTCCGAGGCCGTGTAATCCCCCTCCATCCCGGTCACCACGAGCTCGTACCCGTCGCCGCCGGCCTGGCCGCGCGCCCAACCGGCCACCTCCACGCCGCCGCTCTCCACCGTGCGGAAGGTCAGCCGGTTGCCCACCGCGAGCGGAAACAGCCGCCCCTGCGCGCCGGTGACCGCCAGCACGCGGGTGTCGGCCGAGGCGCGGCGCGTGTCGGCCGAGCCGGTGGCCATCGTGTAGCTCCACGCGTCGCGGAACAGGTCCAGTGCGCCGCCGAGCTGCTGGTCCATGACGGTGCGCAGCTGCGGCATGGGCCCGCCCGGGAGCTCCATCTCCATCACGGCGCTGTCCCGGACCACCGAGCGCCAGCCGCTGCCCTCGCGCACGGTGTAGAGGTGCTCGCGTGTCCGCATCCCGTTCAGCTCCAGGAAATCCGCGCGGCGCATGCTCCGGAAGGCCGGCTTCGGCGCGGCGCCGAAGAGCGCCTCCTCGCCGGCGGCGGCACCGCCCTTGGCCGTCGCGGGCGCGGCGGCGGGGGCGGGCGCGGGGAGGGCGGCGGACGGATCGGCGGCCGGAATCGCGAGCCGCGGCACCTTGCCGGACACCGCGAACGCCGCGCCGCCGGTGACGATCGCCCCAGCGATGAGAAGGTCGAGCGTTTTGCGCATCGGGAAGACCAAAGGGAGGGGATGGAGACGGGAGGGACGCGGAAAGGTAGCGCCGCGCGCGTGTGCCGGGGAGTGGCGGCGGCGTCCGCATCTTCTTTACACCCCGCGGCCCCGCGGGTAGATTCCGCGCCCTCTTTCCCGGCCCGCGGCCGGGCGGCACCACGGCGGCGGATGGGGAGATGGAACGGCTTTCACGCGCGCGGCTGGACGAGATCCTGGAGCGTGCCCGCGGCCTGCGCGTGGCGGTGGTCGGCGACGTGATGCTCGACGTGTACCTGGTGGGCTCCGTCTCGCGCATCTCTCCCGAGGCGCCGGTGCCGGTGGTGCACGTCACCGAGGAGCGCTTCGCCCTGGGCGGTGCGGCCAACGTGGCGGCGAACGTGGCCGCCGTGGGCGCCGAGTGCCACCTGGTGGGCTACGTGGGCGCCGACGAGTCCGGCCGCCGCATCCGCCAGGCGCTCTCGGCGCTGGACGGCGGCCGCGTGCACGCCCGGCTGGTGGAGCGCGAGGACCGGCCGACGACCACCAAGACGCGCGTGGTGGCCCGGCACCAGCAGGTGGTGCGCTTCGACCGCGAGGACGCGGGCGACCTGCCGGACGCGTGCGCCACCGAGCTGTGCGACGCCGTCCGCCAGGCCGTGGCCGCGAGCGACGCGCTGGTGCTGGAGGACTACAACAAGGGCGTGCTGGTCCCCGCCGTCATCCGCGCCGCGCTGGACGCGGCCAGGGAGGCGGGCATCCCCAGCGTGGTAGACCCCAAGTTCCGCAACTTCATGGAGTTCGGCGGGGCCACGGTGTTCAAGCCCAACGCGCTGGAGCTGGGCGCCGCGCTGGGCGCGCACGTCCGCCCCGACGACGACGCGTGGCTGGAGGACGCCCGCACCCGGGTCGGCGCGCGCCACCTGCTGCTGACGCTGGGGGAAGACGGGATGGCGCTGCGGTCGGACGATGCGGCCACCTTCCGCATCCCCACCGTCGCCCGCGAGGTGTTCGACGTGAGCGGCGCGGGCGACACGGTCACCGCCTTCGTCGCCGTCGCCCTCGCCGCGGGCGCGACGATGGAGGAGGCGGCGGTCCTCGCCAACCTCGCGGCCGGCATCGAGGTCGGCAAACCCGGCGTGGCCGTGGTCACCCCCGCCGAGCTCCGCGCGATGGTGGGAGATTGAGGAATCCCGCCGAACCGCGAGGATCCCGGATCGCTACCTCTCCCGGTACGGGAGAGGTGGACGGCCTCGGCCGGCCGGAGAGGGCGCGGGTGCCGCGGAATCGCGCCGCATCCGGAAATCGCAGAATCACGGCAATCACCACCCGACGTTCATCAACCCTGACGAGGTTCTCGACATGGCATTGTTCCAGCAGGTCCAGACCGGCGACGCGCCGGCCGCCATCGGCCCGTACAGCCAGGCCATGATCGCCAACGGGCTGGTCTTTACCGCCGGCCAGATCCCCCTCGACCCCGCGTCGATGCAGATCGTGGAGGGCGACGTGGCCGTGCAGACGGAGCGGGTGATGACGAACATCGCCGCGGTGCTCAAGGC
Coding sequences within:
- a CDS encoding RidA family protein; this translates as MALFQQVQTGDAPAAIGPYSQAMIANGLVFTAGQIPLDPASMQIVEGDVAVQTERVMTNIAAVLKAAGADLSTVVKTTVFLRDMNDFAAMNEVYGRHFGDHKPARSTVQVARLPRDVAVEIEAIAVVRNS
- a CDS encoding bifunctional heptose 7-phosphate kinase/heptose 1-phosphate adenyltransferase, yielding MERLSRARLDEILERARGLRVAVVGDVMLDVYLVGSVSRISPEAPVPVVHVTEERFALGGAANVAANVAAVGAECHLVGYVGADESGRRIRQALSALDGGRVHARLVEREDRPTTTKTRVVARHQQVVRFDREDAGDLPDACATELCDAVRQAVAASDALVLEDYNKGVLVPAVIRAALDAAREAGIPSVVDPKFRNFMEFGGATVFKPNALELGAALGAHVRPDDDAWLEDARTRVGARHLLLTLGEDGMALRSDDAATFRIPTVAREVFDVSGAGDTVTAFVAVALAAGATMEEAAVLANLAAGIEVGKPGVAVVTPAELRAMVGD